From the genome of Sphingobacterium kitahiroshimense, one region includes:
- a CDS encoding FecR family protein translates to MSTSKTRIRVFIINIFNKYLSGKTSENEDQLIEKIYDRLDIHDLDHIDYESINKDIKQQVDAAITRKIKISNRKKHYQIAVAASVLFVLSLGALFLYQGKDTIMSLSRSKHTARDFPQLTLNREHRINLLDSLPVGSTLHKKGEGHILDLTHMERSQKVELIEINNPSETPFTVVLKDQTKVSLNKHSSVSFQSNFGIHSREVMAVGEVDFDVSKQQSQDKWVPFTVRTKLQTIEVLGTQFHVSTTIPGEENVLLKEGSIRLAHNHSDGTVMLKPGDKAFLQEIQPKIMISSQSSKAKIDSWRRGEFYFENEKLRQVMDEIGTWYGKSIEMSDDTGAKTLTGIFTRYNTIEDVLHMIALTNSVDFKEKKGVIYVTVK, encoded by the coding sequence ATGTCCACTAGTAAAACTAGAATTAGAGTATTTATTATAAATATTTTTAATAAGTATTTATCCGGTAAAACCTCAGAAAATGAGGATCAACTAATTGAAAAAATATATGACCGTCTCGATATTCACGATCTCGATCATATCGATTATGAATCCATTAATAAAGATATTAAACAGCAAGTTGACGCTGCCATAACCCGGAAAATTAAAATTTCCAATCGAAAAAAGCATTATCAGATAGCGGTTGCGGCAAGCGTATTGTTTGTTCTTTCATTAGGTGCTTTATTCTTGTACCAAGGAAAGGACACCATTATGTCTTTAAGTAGAAGTAAACATACTGCTCGTGATTTCCCTCAATTAACCCTCAACAGAGAGCACCGCATTAATCTTCTCGACTCACTACCAGTAGGCAGTACACTTCACAAAAAAGGAGAGGGGCATATTTTAGATCTGACACATATGGAGCGATCACAAAAAGTCGAACTTATTGAAATCAATAATCCATCCGAAACCCCTTTTACCGTTGTTTTAAAGGATCAAACAAAAGTTAGCCTCAATAAACATTCTTCCGTTTCATTCCAGTCCAATTTTGGGATACACTCAAGGGAAGTGATGGCGGTAGGGGAAGTTGATTTTGACGTTTCTAAGCAGCAATCTCAAGATAAGTGGGTTCCTTTTACTGTCCGAACTAAGCTACAAACCATTGAAGTCTTGGGGACACAATTTCATGTTTCGACGACTATACCAGGAGAAGAAAATGTACTGTTGAAAGAAGGTAGCATCAGGTTGGCACATAATCATTCGGACGGTACGGTTATGCTTAAACCTGGAGATAAAGCATTTCTTCAAGAAATACAACCTAAAATTATGATTTCTTCGCAAAGCAGCAAAGCTAAAATAGATTCATGGAGAAGAGGCGAATTTTATTTTGAAAATGAAAAACTGAGACAGGTTATGGACGAAATCGGTACCTGGTACGGCAAATCGATTGAAATGAGTGATGACACAGGTGCTAAAACACTTACCGGAATATTTACAAGATACAATACTATCGAAGATGTGCTGCACATGATCGCACTCACAAATAGTGTTGATTTTAAAGAAAAGAAAGGAGTCATCTATGTAACAGTCAAATAA